A genomic segment from Gracilinanus agilis isolate LMUSP501 chromosome 1, AgileGrace, whole genome shotgun sequence encodes:
- the ZFAND1 gene encoding AN1-type zinc finger protein 1 isoform X1 → MAELDIGQHCQVEHCRQKDFLPFVCDGCSGIFCLEHRSRESHGCSEVNIKNERLKTDDHSSYPCSYKDCSGRELVPVLCPFCEKNFCLRHRHQSDHECEKLEAPQARMTATQQLVKEIIDSKKGAAINKGRRGAKNSETAAKVALMKLKMHADGDKSLPQTERIYFQVFLPKGNKEKSKPMFFCCKWSIGKVVDFAASLANLKNENNKAMAKKLRLCNIATGEALPPDQTLDTWIAKEDCPLYNGGNIILEYLDNEEQFLENADSYLK, encoded by the exons ATGGCCGAGTTAGACATCGGACAGCATTGCCAGGTGGAGCACTGCCGGCAGAAAG attttcttccatttgtatGTGATGGCTGTTCAGGAATATTCTG ccTTGAGCACAGAAGCAGGGAGTCTCATGGCTGTTCTGAG GtgaacataaaaaatgaaagattgaAGACTGATGACCATTCATCTTACCCATGTTCATATAAGGACTGCAGTGGAAGAGAGCTTGTGCCAGTGTTATGTCCCTTCTGTGAGAAGAATTTTTGCCTGAG ACACCGGCACCAGTCAGACCATGAATGTGAAAAGCTGGAAGCTCCTCAGGCTCGAATGACTGCCACGCAGCAGCTTGTTAAAGAGATCATAG attcCAAGAAAGGAGCAGCAATAAACAAAGGACGTAGAGGTGCAAAGAACAGTGAAACTGCAGCAAAAGTTGCactaatgaaattaaaaatgcaTGCTGATGGTGATAAATCTCTGCCACAG ACAGAAAGAATATACTTTCAGGTATTCTTACCTAAAGGGAACAAGGAGAAAAGCAAGCCCATGTTCTTTTGTTGTAAATGGAGTATTGGCAAGGTGGTGGATTTTGCAGCTTCATTAGCCAACCTTAAAAATGAGAACAACAAGGCAATGGCCAAG AAATTAAGATTGTGTAATATTGCAACAGGAGAAGCCTTACCTCCAGATCAGACTTTGGATACATGGATTGCTAAAGAAGATTGCCCTTTATATAATGGTGGAAATATTATCTTAGAATATCTTGATAATGAAGAGCAATTTTTGGAAAATGCAGATTCTTACTTAAAATAA
- the ZFAND1 gene encoding AN1-type zinc finger protein 1 isoform X2, whose product MAELDIGQHCQVEHCRQKDFLPFVCDGCSGIFCLEHRSRESHGCSEVNIKNERLKTDDHSSYPCSYKDCSGRELVPVLCPFCEKNFCLRHRHQSDHECEKLEAPQARMTATQQLVKEIIDSKKGAAINKGRRGAKNSETAAKVALMKLKMHADGDKSLPQVFLPKGNKEKSKPMFFCCKWSIGKVVDFAASLANLKNENNKAMAKKLRLCNIATGEALPPDQTLDTWIAKEDCPLYNGGNIILEYLDNEEQFLENADSYLK is encoded by the exons ATGGCCGAGTTAGACATCGGACAGCATTGCCAGGTGGAGCACTGCCGGCAGAAAG attttcttccatttgtatGTGATGGCTGTTCAGGAATATTCTG ccTTGAGCACAGAAGCAGGGAGTCTCATGGCTGTTCTGAG GtgaacataaaaaatgaaagattgaAGACTGATGACCATTCATCTTACCCATGTTCATATAAGGACTGCAGTGGAAGAGAGCTTGTGCCAGTGTTATGTCCCTTCTGTGAGAAGAATTTTTGCCTGAG ACACCGGCACCAGTCAGACCATGAATGTGAAAAGCTGGAAGCTCCTCAGGCTCGAATGACTGCCACGCAGCAGCTTGTTAAAGAGATCATAG attcCAAGAAAGGAGCAGCAATAAACAAAGGACGTAGAGGTGCAAAGAACAGTGAAACTGCAGCAAAAGTTGCactaatgaaattaaaaatgcaTGCTGATGGTGATAAATCTCTGCCACAG GTATTCTTACCTAAAGGGAACAAGGAGAAAAGCAAGCCCATGTTCTTTTGTTGTAAATGGAGTATTGGCAAGGTGGTGGATTTTGCAGCTTCATTAGCCAACCTTAAAAATGAGAACAACAAGGCAATGGCCAAG AAATTAAGATTGTGTAATATTGCAACAGGAGAAGCCTTACCTCCAGATCAGACTTTGGATACATGGATTGCTAAAGAAGATTGCCCTTTATATAATGGTGGAAATATTATCTTAGAATATCTTGATAATGAAGAGCAATTTTTGGAAAATGCAGATTCTTACTTAAAATAA